In Juglans regia cultivar Chandler chromosome 5, Walnut 2.0, whole genome shotgun sequence, the following are encoded in one genomic region:
- the LOC108988688 gene encoding dirigent protein 22-like, producing the protein MACFLIILITLCSALLNTISGAFIEESREAVAIKRDGKTTHLHFYFHDILSGKNPSAIKIAGPSQSTIFNFGNTMMIDDALTEGSALESKLVGRAQGFYALAAQNEIAMLMVMNFAFVEGEYKGSTLSILGRNPVGNDVREMPVVGGSGVFRQVHGYALAHTVLFDSNTGDATVEYNVYVSHFQPDASLARHGMKPGQHALFFVLFIYLFFVFGLNNSFTSKYV; encoded by the coding sequence ATGGCTTGTTTTCTGATCATTCTGATCACCCTCTGCTCAGCCTTGCTGAACACCATCAGTGGAGCTTTCATCGAGGAAAGCAGAGAAGCCGTGGCGATTAAGCGCGACGGAAAGACGACCCATCTCCACTTCTACTTCCATGATATCCTTAGTGGCAAAAACCCAAGTGCTATCAAGATTGCAGGACCCTCCCAAAGCACCATTTTCAACTTTGGGAACACAATGATGATCGATGATGCTCTAACGGAAGGGTCTGCACTCGAATCGAAACTCGTTGGAAGAGCTCAAGGATTCTATGCCCTGGCTGCACAAAATGAGATTGCAATGCTTATGGTTATGAACTTTGCTTTCGTGGAAGGTGAATATAAGGGCAGTACTCTTAGCATTCTTGGGAGAAATCCAGTGGGTAATGACGTGAGAGAAATGCCCGTAGTTGGAGGTAGTGGGGTTTTCAGACAAGTTCATGGCTATGCATTGGCACACACAGTATTGTTTGATTCAAACACAGGAGATGCCACTGTTGAGTACAATGTTTATGTATCGCATTTCCAGCCTGATGCTAGCTTAGCTCGACATGGGATGAAGCCAGGGCAACatgctttgttttttgttttatttatttatttattctttgttttcgGGTTGAACAACTCATTCACTTCTAAATATGTCTAA